From one Halosimplex rubrum genomic stretch:
- a CDS encoding right-handed parallel beta-helix repeat-containing protein, whose product MVNGNQNEPDSTSEQTRRNRLPPGDEFGRRSFLKLGAGAAAAGALFAGEAAAAPTTRHLEIVSTGETTETGDLAVDYEFTATGEIAPDTDNGRNSAEGNDSIVQNDDGTWTATGTTGNGFGDAYAVTGRVVAFSATGAYDLYLDGEAVTVDDLVAEYEHTIEVLTTEDPSELDYTFTTTGEIEPNYDNGDNSASGNDSVTENDDGTWTADGYTGNGYGDAYYFDGDLTGFGPVEEFVEVRVDGSAVDLSRFESESEAESERHTIEVLTTEDPSELDYAFTTTGEIQKVTDVAENAASGNDSVTENDDGTWTADGYTGNGYGDTYTFEGELTDFGPVEEFVEVRVDGTAVDLARFRPKEHTIEVLTTEDPSELDYAFTTTGEIQKVTDVAENAASGNDSVTETDDGIWRADGYTGNGYGDTYTFRGELLTFGPDVDHAEVRIDGTAVDLSGYEAPPDPAVVVGGGDGYSGTVPESEADVVVSTRGELEQALNGASSGDVVYVDPDASINVPDRELTIPSGVTLASNRGIDGSDGGEIRADEVYGEGPLQTGDDVRVTGLRITGSIDEYVDFNRPVHSGVAVKGTGCEIDNVEISGFSYGGVKLQEPAYVHHSYIHTNAMDGLGYGIVCNQEGGDTLIEYNEFNLNRHSVASRGYAGYEVRYNHFGEDAIAYQVGTHRPGGTTLEVHHNTFVPTLHLNSGEDPESHVSIRGVPDDVADIHHNWFHNPRQPAPGRGRESIIQPHVEEFTNLDYRNNHYGADEPTDDDIGCP is encoded by the coding sequence ATGGTGAACGGTAACCAGAACGAACCGGATAGTACGAGTGAGCAAACTCGTCGCAATCGGCTACCACCGGGCGACGAGTTCGGACGGCGCTCCTTCCTGAAGCTCGGCGCCGGGGCCGCGGCCGCCGGCGCGCTGTTCGCCGGCGAGGCCGCCGCCGCGCCGACGACGCGCCACCTCGAGATCGTCTCGACGGGCGAGACGACCGAGACGGGCGACCTCGCGGTCGACTACGAGTTCACGGCCACCGGCGAGATCGCTCCCGACACCGACAACGGCCGCAACTCCGCGGAGGGCAACGACTCGATCGTCCAGAACGACGACGGCACCTGGACCGCTACGGGCACGACCGGCAACGGCTTCGGCGACGCCTACGCCGTCACGGGCCGCGTCGTCGCGTTCTCCGCGACGGGCGCGTACGACCTCTACCTCGACGGCGAGGCCGTCACCGTCGACGACCTCGTCGCCGAGTACGAGCACACGATCGAGGTGTTGACGACCGAGGACCCCTCGGAACTGGACTACACCTTCACGACCACCGGCGAGATCGAACCGAACTACGACAACGGCGACAACTCCGCCAGCGGCAACGACTCCGTGACGGAGAACGACGACGGCACGTGGACCGCCGACGGCTACACCGGCAACGGCTACGGCGACGCCTACTACTTCGACGGCGACCTCACCGGTTTCGGCCCCGTCGAGGAGTTCGTCGAGGTCCGGGTCGACGGCAGCGCCGTCGACCTGAGCCGGTTCGAGTCCGAATCCGAGGCCGAGTCCGAGCGACACACGATCGAGGTGCTGACGACCGAGGACCCCTCGGAGCTGGACTACGCCTTCACGACCACCGGCGAGATCCAGAAGGTCACCGACGTCGCGGAGAACGCCGCCAGCGGCAACGACTCCGTGACGGAGAACGACGACGGCACGTGGACCGCCGACGGCTACACCGGCAACGGCTACGGCGACACCTACACCTTCGAAGGGGAGCTGACGGACTTCGGCCCCGTCGAGGAGTTCGTCGAGGTCCGGGTCGACGGCACCGCCGTCGATCTGGCCCGGTTCCGCCCGAAAGAACACACGATCGAGGTACTGACGACCGAGGACCCCTCGGAGCTGGACTACGCCTTCACGACCACCGGCGAAATCCAGAAGGTCACCGACGTCGCGGAGAACGCCGCCAGCGGCAACGACTCCGTGACGGAGACCGACGACGGCATCTGGCGCGCCGACGGCTACACCGGCAACGGCTACGGCGACACCTACACGTTCCGCGGCGAGCTGCTGACGTTCGGACCGGACGTCGACCACGCCGAGGTGCGGATCGACGGGACCGCCGTCGACCTGAGCGGGTACGAGGCCCCCCCGGACCCGGCCGTGGTCGTGGGCGGCGGCGACGGCTACTCGGGTACCGTGCCCGAATCCGAGGCCGACGTGGTCGTCTCCACCCGCGGCGAGCTCGAGCAGGCGCTGAACGGCGCGTCGAGCGGCGACGTGGTGTACGTCGACCCCGACGCGAGCATCAACGTCCCGGACCGCGAGCTGACGATCCCCTCGGGCGTGACGCTCGCCTCGAACCGCGGCATCGACGGCTCCGACGGCGGGGAGATCCGCGCCGACGAGGTCTACGGCGAGGGGCCGCTCCAGACCGGCGACGACGTGCGCGTCACGGGCCTGCGTATCACCGGCTCGATCGACGAGTACGTCGACTTCAACCGTCCGGTCCACAGCGGTGTGGCCGTCAAGGGAACCGGCTGCGAGATCGACAACGTCGAGATCTCCGGGTTCAGCTACGGCGGCGTCAAGCTCCAGGAGCCCGCCTACGTCCACCACTCGTACATCCACACCAACGCGATGGACGGTCTGGGCTACGGGATCGTCTGCAACCAGGAGGGCGGTGACACCCTGATCGAGTACAACGAGTTCAACCTCAACCGCCACTCCGTCGCCAGCCGCGGCTACGCGGGCTACGAGGTCCGCTACAACCACTTCGGCGAGGACGCGATCGCCTACCAGGTCGGGACCCACCGGCCGGGCGGTACGACGCTCGAGGTCCACCACAACACGTTCGTCCCCACCCTGCACCTCAACTCCGGGGAGGACCCCGAGTCGCACGTCAGCATCCGCGGCGTCCCGGACGACGTCGCGGACATCCACCACAACTGGTTCCACAACCCGAGACAGCCCGCCCCCGGGCGGGGAAGGGAATCGATCATCCAGCCCCACGTCGAGGAGTTCACGAACCTCGACTACCGGAACAACCACTACGGGGCCGACGAGCCGACCGACGACGACATCGGCTGTCCCTGA
- a CDS encoding right-handed parallel beta-helix repeat-containing protein translates to MVFGNQSETMGDETRDDRNAGLPGGSGGFGRRSFLTAAAAAAAAPLVTGGGRAAQGSGGRRRIEIDSTGSKAVNYEFTATGAVEPVRGDAEGNDSVTENGDGTRTATGSVGSWGRDTYTFEGRITAFSPTKGDFELRVDGTRVDPSAVANEKTLNSLPAASGVLGGGKGYPDAVPKSAATTVVSTIDGLEQALNGASSGDVVYVDGSATIQAGKRELTVPSGVTLASNRGIDGAKGGEIHAGEVHGEGPIHTENQVRITGVRITAPNDEYMEYTRPVHSGVVVGGRGCEIDNVEIAGFTYSGVKLLRSARIHHSHIHSNPMDGLGYGIVCIGGGSTLIEYNRFNYNRHSVANQGTAGYEVRYNHFGDKAVAYQVGTHRPGATTLKIHHNTFVPTKHINSGEDPESHVSIRGVPDDVADIHHNWFHNPKQPAPGRGTESIIQPHSNQFRNVNFDANHYGAKKPSDPTIGCPR, encoded by the coding sequence ATGGTGTTCGGAAACCAGAGCGAAACGATGGGCGACGAAACACGAGACGATCGTAACGCGGGCTTACCGGGCGGTTCGGGCGGGTTCGGGCGACGGTCGTTTCTGACGGCGGCGGCCGCGGCGGCGGCCGCTCCGCTGGTCACGGGGGGCGGACGGGCCGCGCAGGGGTCGGGCGGTCGGCGACGGATCGAGATCGACAGCACCGGTTCGAAGGCGGTGAACTACGAGTTCACGGCGACGGGCGCGGTCGAACCCGTCCGCGGCGACGCCGAGGGCAACGACTCCGTCACGGAGAACGGCGACGGCACCCGGACCGCGACCGGGTCGGTCGGCTCGTGGGGCCGCGATACCTACACGTTCGAGGGACGCATCACCGCCTTCTCGCCGACGAAGGGCGACTTCGAGCTCCGCGTCGACGGGACGCGCGTCGACCCCTCGGCGGTCGCGAACGAGAAGACGCTGAACTCGCTGCCGGCGGCCAGCGGCGTGCTCGGCGGCGGGAAGGGCTACCCGGACGCGGTCCCGAAGTCGGCGGCCACCACGGTCGTCTCGACGATCGACGGGCTCGAGCAGGCGCTGAACGGGGCCTCCAGCGGCGACGTGGTCTACGTCGACGGCTCGGCGACGATCCAGGCCGGTAAGCGCGAGCTGACCGTCCCCTCGGGCGTGACGCTCGCCTCGAACCGCGGCATCGACGGCGCGAAGGGCGGGGAGATCCACGCCGGCGAGGTCCACGGCGAGGGCCCCATCCACACCGAGAACCAGGTCCGGATCACGGGCGTGCGGATCACCGCGCCGAACGACGAGTACATGGAGTACACCCGCCCGGTCCACAGCGGCGTGGTCGTCGGGGGCAGGGGCTGTGAGATCGACAACGTCGAGATCGCCGGGTTCACCTACTCGGGCGTGAAGCTGCTGCGCTCGGCGCGGATCCACCACTCGCACATCCACTCCAACCCGATGGACGGCCTCGGCTACGGGATCGTCTGCATCGGCGGCGGCAGCACCCTGATCGAGTACAACCGCTTCAACTACAACCGCCACTCCGTCGCGAACCAGGGCACCGCCGGCTACGAGGTCCGCTACAACCACTTCGGCGACAAGGCCGTCGCCTATCAGGTCGGGACCCACCGGCCGGGCGCGACCACGCTGAAGATCCACCACAACACGTTCGTCCCGACCAAACACATCAACTCCGGGGAGGACCCCGAGTCGCACGTCAGCATCCGCGGCGTCCCGGACGACGTCGCGGACATCCACCACAACTGGTTCCACAACCCGAAGCAGCCGGCGCCGGGCCGCGGCACGGAGTCGATCATCCAGCCCCACTCGAACCAGTTCCGGAACGTGAACTTCGACGCCAACCACTACGGCGCGAAGAAGCCGTCCGACCCGACGATCGGCTGCCCGCGGTAA
- a CDS encoding sulfatase family protein: MDRARPNVLFVCVDALRSDFAFGDYGADKPLFEFLEREGTAFDTMVAAASSTTPCVASYMTGTYPPDHGVLSLRDFSLADDATTLAEAFGAAGYDTSASVTGPITEDTDLDAGFDRYDYRERDTTVYTDWFDEYRAELDEAEGPWFNYLHLWEAHVHKDLPPDADDEEIDYDAAVRGVFEKLQRLLEVVDLSETIVAVTGDHGEAFRDGTWRHRASIIGFNQVPIPFTDKRTRNVRSDVYDQYLRPRGIETEEWYNSLRRASATEFPNAFHRIGHGYHVYDFLTRVPFAVAGPGVPSGGRVTDQVRSVDVFPTLLDAAGVDRPDEVSGQDVLSGAIDHRPAHVRAVGASGERERWLDGVRYEGWKYVQGRDRELCQLFDLESDPKELENVADDNPAVVERLRGIVDEHVARERQLETASVSEGAEQRMTSRLEDLGYL, translated from the coding sequence ATGGATCGAGCGCGCCCCAACGTGCTGTTCGTCTGTGTCGACGCGCTGCGGAGTGACTTCGCGTTCGGGGACTACGGGGCGGACAAACCCCTCTTCGAGTTCCTCGAACGCGAGGGCACGGCCTTCGACACGATGGTCGCCGCGGCGTCGTCGACGACGCCCTGCGTCGCCAGCTACATGACCGGTACCTACCCGCCCGACCACGGCGTCCTCTCGCTGCGGGACTTCTCGCTCGCCGACGACGCGACGACGCTCGCCGAGGCGTTCGGCGCCGCCGGCTACGACACCTCGGCGTCGGTCACCGGGCCGATCACCGAGGACACCGACCTCGACGCCGGCTTCGACCGCTACGACTACCGCGAGCGCGACACCACCGTCTACACCGACTGGTTCGACGAATACCGGGCGGAACTCGACGAGGCCGAGGGGCCGTGGTTCAACTACCTCCACCTCTGGGAGGCCCACGTCCACAAGGACCTCCCGCCGGACGCCGACGACGAGGAGATCGACTACGACGCCGCCGTCCGCGGCGTCTTCGAGAAGCTCCAGCGCCTCCTGGAGGTCGTCGACCTCTCGGAGACGATCGTCGCGGTCACGGGCGACCACGGCGAGGCGTTCCGCGACGGCACCTGGCGCCACCGCGCGTCGATCATCGGGTTCAACCAGGTCCCCATCCCGTTCACCGACAAGCGCACGCGCAACGTCCGCAGCGACGTGTACGACCAGTACCTCCGGCCGCGGGGCATCGAGACCGAGGAGTGGTACAACTCCCTGCGGCGGGCCAGCGCCACCGAGTTCCCCAACGCCTTCCACCGCATCGGCCACGGCTACCACGTCTACGACTTCCTCACCAGAGTCCCGTTCGCCGTCGCCGGTCCGGGCGTCCCGAGCGGCGGCCGCGTGACCGACCAGGTCCGGTCGGTCGACGTCTTCCCGACGCTGCTCGACGCGGCCGGGGTCGACCGGCCCGACGAGGTGTCCGGTCAGGACGTCCTCTCGGGCGCGATCGACCACCGACCGGCCCACGTCCGCGCCGTGGGCGCCTCCGGCGAGCGCGAGCGGTGGCTCGACGGCGTCCGCTACGAGGGCTGGAAGTACGTCCAGGGCCGCGACCGGGAGCTGTGCCAGCTGTTCGACCTCGAATCTGACCCGAAGGAGCTGGAGAACGTCGCCGACGACAACCCGGCGGTGGTCGAACGGCTCCGCGGGATCGTCGACGAACACGTCGCCCGCGAGCGCCAGCTCGAGACGGCCTCGGTCTCCGAGGGCGCCGAACAGCGGATGACCAGCCGACTCGAAGACCTGGGATACCTGTAG
- a CDS encoding oligosaccharide flippase family protein — MDLRDSILKLFSGSIVLALVEFAAIAWFTQTLGTGPMGSFFVFQAVVGMLGIPIDLGISKAAEKQLSSTGATGEILTTGALTKGVLMLPWIGALVLLTPRVESYVGVAGVVPLVVLGLVAAQSRGLTLRLLAGQMRVDKNAALKVVGKLTWVAVGVALVEYGWGAKALIVAYIAGRFATALGALVRMDLSVGLPSLSRARSLVDFGRYVFIGNVGGFVYQWMDVAILRLFVGVDLVGAYEIAWRVASVAMMLTEAIRTSLFPQISQWHAEDRIDRIESAFEQWLQIPLYLTIPAFAGAVVLGREVLGTLFGAETVVAYPVLIVFMTEKILRSVQLVLGPSLFAMDKPSLGYRGSMAAIVTNLVLNLALVPQFGILGAAVATTCSAATAAVVSVTYVTRFVDVVVPWGRIAWSVAAAAIMGLSVYALRPYLPTGWQRVALGVAAGVAVYALLLLAHEGIRLEMRTAIEDVTGSWS; from the coding sequence ATGGACCTGCGAGACTCCATCCTGAAGCTGTTCTCCGGCAGTATCGTCCTCGCGCTGGTCGAGTTCGCCGCGATCGCCTGGTTCACCCAGACGCTCGGCACCGGCCCCATGGGGTCGTTTTTCGTCTTCCAGGCGGTCGTCGGGATGCTCGGTATCCCGATCGACCTGGGCATCTCCAAGGCCGCGGAGAAGCAGCTCTCCTCGACGGGGGCGACCGGCGAGATCCTCACGACCGGCGCCCTCACGAAAGGCGTGCTGATGCTGCCGTGGATCGGCGCGCTCGTGCTGTTGACGCCCCGCGTCGAGTCGTACGTCGGCGTGGCCGGCGTCGTGCCGCTGGTGGTCCTCGGACTGGTGGCGGCCCAGAGCCGCGGGCTGACCCTGCGGCTGCTCGCCGGGCAGATGCGCGTCGACAAGAACGCCGCGCTGAAGGTCGTCGGCAAGCTCACGTGGGTGGCCGTCGGCGTCGCGCTGGTCGAGTACGGGTGGGGCGCGAAGGCGCTCATCGTCGCCTACATCGCCGGGCGGTTCGCGACGGCGCTGGGCGCGCTCGTCCGGATGGACCTCTCGGTCGGGCTGCCGAGCCTCTCGCGGGCGCGGAGCCTCGTCGACTTCGGCCGGTACGTGTTCATCGGGAACGTCGGCGGGTTCGTCTACCAGTGGATGGACGTGGCGATCCTCCGGCTGTTCGTCGGGGTCGACCTCGTCGGCGCCTACGAGATCGCCTGGCGCGTCGCCAGCGTCGCGATGATGCTCACCGAGGCGATCCGCACGTCCCTGTTCCCGCAGATCTCCCAGTGGCACGCCGAGGACCGCATCGACCGGATCGAGTCGGCCTTCGAGCAGTGGCTGCAGATCCCGCTGTACCTGACGATCCCGGCGTTCGCCGGCGCGGTCGTCCTCGGCCGGGAGGTGCTGGGAACGCTGTTCGGCGCCGAGACCGTCGTCGCCTATCCGGTCCTGATCGTCTTCATGACCGAGAAGATCCTGCGGTCGGTCCAGCTGGTGTTGGGCCCGTCGCTGTTCGCGATGGACAAGCCCAGCCTGGGCTACCGGGGGAGCATGGCGGCCATCGTGACGAACCTCGTCCTCAACCTCGCGCTGGTGCCCCAGTTCGGCATCCTCGGTGCGGCCGTCGCGACGACGTGCTCGGCGGCGACCGCCGCGGTCGTCTCGGTCACCTACGTCACCCGCTTCGTCGACGTGGTCGTCCCGTGGGGGCGGATCGCCTGGAGTGTCGCGGCGGCGGCGATCATGGGGCTGTCCGTCTACGCGCTCCGACCGTATCTCCCGACCGGCTGGCAGCGCGTCGCCCTCGGCGTCGCGGCGGGCGTCGCCGTCTACGCGCTCCTGTTGCTCGCCCACGAGGGGATCCGCCTGGAGATGCGCACCGCGATCGAAGACGTGACCGGCTCGTGGTCCTGA
- a CDS encoding glycosyltransferase, which yields MVRTLQLVTSRRPFFEQQVEVLERNGVTCTVVPVPGGSRERSLAEYARFYARVLGAARGSDIDLVHANYGLTAPAALAQPVRPVVLSLWGSDLLGRYGTVSEQCARFADEVVVMSAEMAAALDRDSTVVPHGIDTDRFAPEPHEAALDAVGWDGDATHVLFPYDTGRAEKNYPRAERVVERARDAVEGALELHAVSGVPHEEVPTYMNAADAMLLTSDREGSPNAVKEALSCNLPVVATPVGDVPDLLDGVDCSAVADTDAALAEALAAALAPTTEPNGRQRAREFGLERMGEGLLGVYERALDGEVSAA from the coding sequence ATGGTCCGAACGCTTCAGCTGGTCACGTCGCGCAGACCGTTTTTCGAACAGCAGGTCGAGGTACTGGAGCGAAACGGCGTCACCTGTACCGTCGTCCCGGTCCCCGGCGGGTCCCGCGAGCGGTCGCTGGCGGAGTACGCTCGCTTCTACGCCCGCGTGCTCGGGGCCGCCCGCGGCTCGGACATCGACCTGGTCCACGCCAACTACGGCCTGACCGCACCGGCGGCGCTGGCCCAGCCGGTGCGGCCGGTCGTCCTCTCGCTGTGGGGGTCGGACCTGCTCGGCCGCTACGGGACCGTCAGCGAGCAGTGCGCCCGCTTCGCCGACGAAGTGGTCGTCATGTCCGCGGAGATGGCGGCCGCGTTAGACCGCGACTCGACGGTCGTCCCCCACGGGATCGACACCGACCGGTTCGCCCCCGAACCCCACGAGGCGGCCCTCGACGCCGTCGGCTGGGACGGCGACGCCACGCACGTCCTCTTTCCGTACGACACCGGGCGAGCCGAGAAGAACTACCCCCGCGCCGAGCGGGTCGTCGAGCGAGCGCGGGACGCGGTCGAGGGGGCGCTCGAACTCCACGCGGTCTCGGGCGTCCCCCACGAGGAGGTGCCGACGTACATGAACGCGGCGGACGCCATGCTGTTGACCTCCGACCGCGAGGGGTCGCCCAACGCCGTCAAGGAGGCCCTGTCGTGTAACCTGCCGGTCGTCGCGACGCCGGTCGGCGACGTGCCCGACCTGCTCGACGGCGTCGACTGCTCGGCCGTCGCCGACACCGACGCGGCGCTGGCCGAGGCGCTGGCCGCGGCGCTCGCGCCGACGACCGAGCCGAACGGTCGCCAGCGAGCCCGCGAGTTCGGCCTCGAACGCATGGGCGAGGGCCTGCTCGGCGTCTACGAGCGGGCCCTCGACGGGGAGGTGAGCGCCGCGTGA